GTTATGAATTTATGTGTCTGTCTGTGATTGAATCTTGACAGCTATCCACTGAAGTGGCTGGGCGCTCTCTTGTCTCAATTGTAGTAGATCATATATTTCTTTGCATTAAAGATACTGGTTAGTCTTTAGCCCCATAcatacttttattttttaatatatattgacCTATATCCTCTTTAATTATTAGTAAATATCCTAGGGCTAATAGTTTTGTGTACAAGATTGATTTCAAAATGATCCTACATTTGGCATTAACTTGCAGAGTTCCAGCTTGAGCTTTTGATGCAGTCCCTCTTTTTTTCTCGCGtaagtttttcaattttatacTTCTGACATCATCTGAAGTTCTTGCACTCGTTCTTTTTTCTTGGGTGTTTGTCCCTATTGCTCTCTGTATTGGTGTTGGTGACACTACATTAGCCTTATCTAATAGTTAGAATAGGATTCAAAATGAGTACAGAACCTTACATTTTTTAAGTTGGTAGATTCTCGTCTTAGATTGTTTGGGCCTATGTGAAGAAGACCTATAGAAGCACGGATGAGAAAGGGTGATCAAATGGACTCCTATAAGATTTTTTTTCgggagaggggggggggggggggggggctacGATGCCTTTCACATGTAGTTCTTTTGCCATCGAGTAATATATCATTTAAGGGAAATGATCAAGGGCATGACAAGAAACCTGACGAACCCATAACAACCTTTAGATCATGATCTTATtctattttgttttaatttttatttaattcgaAAGTGTAAAACTGCAACTGCCGTTGAAGTCGTCTATGTCCTGCACAAGGGTAATCGTGCAAAATAGCATAGCTCTTCATTTAAAACCCTACTGCAATACTTGCACTTTTGCCATTAATGAGAACAACCTGTTCTGTGTCTTAACTTGTTTCGAGAacacaaaatgaaaaaagaaaacaaaaacagctCAAAGATGTCACTGTTTTCTTGTtcgaaaaaatagaaaacaggaACAAGTTTAAAGAACAAGTAAATAGAAAACATCAATTCAAGCAAGTTGatcttttaaaaaaacaaaaagaccgTTTCTTAAAATTAATGTCAAACAAACCCTTAGTTATCAACTTTTATACAGATTAATCAGAGCAACAAGGATTGAGCTCTGAATCACATGGTTATAAGAGGTTTTGATACTATGCCATGAACGAACCTTTCAAAAAGTTGAAGTCATTGGACGAAGATACCTGAATGGTTTTATATGTAAGATACAATAAAAGCCAAAAGATGGAAAGCTTCTTCTTGTTCCCTTGGATTATTCATGTAATAGGTGTTAGATGTCATTGACTATACACATCTTATCACCTCTCAATTTCATATTACTATGTTGGTAATGGTAATCTTTGGCTGTGCAACGTTATCAGGCTTTCATTGACTGTAGAGCTATACTGTTTGTTGACTGTCCTTACAGGCCAGTCTTTCTGAAGGAGATAATGACAAGAACTTGACCAGGATTACAATTGGTGGATTAATTTTAAGGTTTGTGTGTCTGAACCCAGTTTGAAACCACTATTAATAAAATTTTGTGagctgtgtgtgtgtgtatggtggtggtgtttgggtcaatttattatttattatgttATGTGTTCATAGGATTTGAATGGAAACAGGGAACTAACTGATCTGAATACATTGACAATGGGTTAAGATGGTAGGATGAAGTAGGGCAGCCAATACTTTTGTGGTATCTATCTTGGGTTAGATTTGGAGAAGTTAATGCAAATGAAaatgggaaaggaaaacaataagaatttctttgttttttctaGGAATAGAAATAAGACCAGCATCTATGATCATTTTCGTGCTCTTGATAGTTGAAACAAcacaaattattattattattattattattatttgactTGCCCAAAACTAAATTGTATTTTGTGTTTATGGGAATGCAGGGACACCTTTTCTTGCCCTCCATGTGCCTTAGTGCAACCATCATTGCAAGCTGTCACAGGAAATACTTTTCATGTGCCAGAATTTGGTATTAGCACATAATTTTGAAAAGACGTTATCAGTTAGGCAAGGCATATATTGTTTGTTTAATTATGTTATCTATCCTTTCTTTTGGCAGCCAAAAGCTTTTGCCCTCCAATATATCCTTTACAAGAGCAGCAATGGCAGTTGACTGAGGGAACCCCTCTAATATGCCTCCATGCTCTTCAGACCATGCCTTCTCCACTCCCACCATCCTTTGCTTCTCAAACTGTTATTGACTGCCAGCCTCTTATGGTATTTGCAGTTTCTTTCAATAAATGACCTGGCATAGTCTTATAGCGCATCtatttttgtttatatttttggCAATCATATTATTTCATGATCTTTCTATATTTTCAGATTCATCTGCAGGAAGAATCATGTCTGAGGATATCCTCTTTGTTAGCTGATGGAATAGTTGTCAGCCCTGGTGACATTTTACCAGATTTCTCATTGAaatcttttattttctctctcaaggGACTGGATGTTACTGTTCCTTTTACTGACATGGACAATACAGCCCAGACCTCCTTTGCTGGAGCAAAGCTTAATATCGAAAACCTGTTCTTTTTAGACTCACCCACATTGAAACTAAGAATGCTGAACCTTGAGAAGGATCCTGCTTGCTTCTGTCTTTGGGAAGGTCAACCGATTGATGCTAGCCAGAAGAAGTGGACTGCCAGAGCATCCCAGCTTACTTTGTCTCTGGAAGCATCTACCGGTATATCCAGACATCAAAATTCCCATGGACAGACTGCACAATTGTGGAGATGTGTTGACCTGAAAGATACTTGCATTGAAGTAGCTATGGCAACTGCAGATGGCAGTCCATTGTTAGAAGTTCCTCCTCCAGGGGGTATTGTCAGGGTTGGAGTTGCTTGCGAACAGTATTTGTCCAACACTTCTGTGGAACAGTTATTTTTTGTCCTAGATCTCTACGCTCATTTTGGGAGAATTAGTGAAAAGATAGCAATGGCTGGAAAAAGGAAACAATTGGAGGACATTAGGGGCAAATCATTTAATGGAAAGCTGGTGGATAAGGTTCCTAGTGACACTGCTGTGAGTTTAGCAGTGAAATACCTCCAACTTCGATTTCTGGAGTCTTCTCCAGTGAATGTTGAGGGTATGCCTTTAGTGCAATTCGTTGGAGATGATCTGTTAACTAGTGTCAAACATAGAACCCTTGGTGGGGCTATTGTTGTTTCATCTACTTTACGTTGGGAGAGTGTTGAGATATGTTGTGTGGATGCTGAGGGGCACTTGTCATATGAAAATGGCTCATTCTTGAGTTCTAGCAAAAATGCTCCCTCTCCAATTGATGATGGATATCCTCAACTAAGAGCTGTTTTCTGGGTGCACAAGAATGAGAAACATATATTGAATGCGAACGCTCATCCAGTCCCGTTTCTGGACATAAACATGGGTCATGTCATACCATTACATGAACAAGACATGGAGTCTCATAGTTTGAATGTCTCAGCTTCTGTATCTGGGGTTCGTCTTGCTGGAGGAATGAACTATGCTGAAGCCCTCCTGCATAAGTTTGGAATACTTGGGCCTGATGGAGCCCCTGGGGCTGGTCTTTGTAAAGGCTTGGAAAATTTACAAAAAGGACCATTATCAAAACTATTTAAGACAACTCCTCTAAGTGGTGATGATTCAGAAGATGGTATGAAAGCAGTGGGAGAAACCAGTTTCCCACACTTGAAGAAGCCAGATGACGTGGATGTAACTATAGAATTGAGAGGCTGGTTGTTTGCTCTTGAAGGTTCGCAAGATATGGCTCAAAGGTGGTGGTTCTCTAGCCTTGAAGATGAAGACAGAGAAGAGAGGTCTTGGCACACATCTTTCTCTGGTTTGCGAGTAAATGCAAAAAGCAACCCAGAAAATGTTTCAGATGGAAAAGCACAATTGCGCAGAATACAGCAGAGTCCAGTAGAGCTGGTTACGGTAAAGAAGCAATTCTTTCTGATTTTTCAAGATTTAATGTTTATTGTATAAAATTTTTACTTTCTGCTTTCAAGAATGAAGTtaaatttttttgttgaaactaaaaaatagagaaaacaaGTTCAATGcttactaaaaaattagttTGGCATTCTCAGACATCATATCCTGCAGGAGTTGCAAAACATGAAATGCCACATTGATACTTCCAAAATTCAATCTATCATCCATGATACGATTTGTGCAGCATGTGTCAGGAAATCTGGCAAACCAATAGAACTAgactgatttttcttttttggaatTGATCTGTAGACGTGCTACACATTTTTCTGTTGACTAGTAAATATTCACGTGTTTTAACATAAATAACTCATTTGTGGAAATTAACCAAACTTCTGGTTGAAAACATGAGCAGACTCTTGTTTTTGATAAAGGGCAATTTGCACTAACCGCCCCTGAGTTTATCATTATTGTCCTAACCTCCGCTCTATTATTTAAGTAGACACTAACCACCCTTATTTTATTGGGGACATTGCACTGACCTCCCCTGACCTTTATCATTATTGCAATAACCTCCCCTAAGATTTATCACTATAACACTCAGCATCCCTCTATTGTTCTAAATAGTGTATGAAGGAGGAGAGGTCAGTGCAATTTGTCATTTGATAAATCATCGTGTAGAACTTAGTTTTCATGGTTAAAGTTGATCCTTTATCTGTATATAATTTACTTTTTGTTATCTTTTGTGAACTACCTTTCCTAATTCGTTTTTCCTTTCAGCTAATATGGCtttcattttgattttgttatatTTAGAATTTGGTAATTACAATTTGTAAAATATACATAAATGCAGGTTTTCGGTGTTTGATTTGTATTACATGAAAGAACTAAATGGCCATACAATAAAATTTAATGTTTTAAATTGGATCTTtggggaatggtcctaagatgTACAGTGCCTTCAATTAGCTAAATTAGCATCTGCATAATGATTTATCTAATAGCTTACCCTTGGACAACCTTTGACTGATGGAATCTGCCGTTTGCTGCTGGTTATTCATTATTGTAAAAGTTAGAAGGAAGATTTTCTTACTCGGATTAAAAGGACAAACATGAGGGTAGAAGGCTTTCTTATCAtatttgttataatgattatGTGTGTAAACCACGCATAATATTAATGATCAAAGCACAGCAAGTATATACTTACCCTGGAAATGTTATAACCTATCTTGCCTTGGAAATGTTATAACCTGTTAGTGGTTTTTTGAACACCTAGGTCAAGAGTTCAATTCCTAGGAAACGCGCACTTGGGAACACCTTTTGCCTTCACCACACCCGGGTCGAAATTGCAAGAGCAATTCAACACCTAAaaaagtttaaactttaaaaatgatAGTTAAACTAATTATCATTATTAATTGGTTTTATTTGTGTGTTTTATTCTTGTTCTTATCGTTAAATATGTGTAACTCTCCTATCATACACCTTGCCTGATGCGCCTGTGCATGCAGGTTGGAGTTCAAGGGCTACAAATCATGAAGCCTCATACCCAAAAAGACACACCTTCAGCAATGCCAATTGCAAATGGGGTTAAAGAATTTACTGACACAGTTGGAGGAATTGGTCTTGAAGCTCGCTTGATATTATGTGAGGAGAACTTTGATGATGAAATGACTAATTGGGAAGTGGAAAACCTAAAATTCTCTGTTAAACAGCCGGTAATGAGAATTTTATATTTAAGTATGGAGCATTGTCTCTTTGATAAGAAGGTTTCATGATATGATGATTTTACCATGCAGATTGAGGCTGTTGTAACC
This portion of the Lotus japonicus ecotype B-129 chromosome 3, LjGifu_v1.2 genome encodes:
- the LOC130709560 gene encoding uncharacterized protein LOC130709560 isoform X3 is translated as MASITVRNLLLYTTNENWQVVNLKEAREFSSNKKYIYVFKKLEWQSLSIDLLPHPDTFTDPTFDHSQDGSNLRDDDGAKRVFFGGERFIEGISGEAYITIQRTELNSPLGLEVQLHINEAVCPALSEPGLRAFLRCMTGVYVCLNRGDVDFKAQQLSTEVAGRSLVSIVVDHIFLCIKDTEFQLELLMQSLFFSRASLSEGDNDKNLTRITIGGLILRDTFSCPPCALVQPSLQAVTGNTFHVPEFAKSFCPPIYPLQEQQWQLTEGTPLICLHALQTMPSPLPPSFASQTVIDCQPLMIHLQEESCLRISSLLADGIVVSPGDILPDFSLKSFIFSLKGLDVTVPFTDMDNTAQTSFAGAKLNIENLFFLDSPTLKLRMLNLEKDPACFCLWEGQPIDASQKKWTARASQLTLSLEASTGISRHQNSHGQTAQLWRCVDLKDTCIEVAMATADGSPLLEVPPPGGIVRVGVACEQYLSNTSVEQLFFVLDLYAHFGRISEKIAMAGKRKQLEDIRGKSFNGKLVDKVPSDTAVSLAVKYLQLRFLESSPVNVEGMPLVQFVGDDLLTSVKHRTLGGAIVVSSTLRWESVEICCVDAEGHLSYENGSFLSSSKNAPSPIDDGYPQLRAVFWVHKNEKHILNANAHPVPFLDINMGHVIPLHEQDMESHSLNVSASVSGVRLAGGMNYAEALLHKFGILGPDGAPGAGLCKGLENLQKGPLSKLFKTTPLSGDDSEDGMKAVGETSFPHLKKPDDVDVTIELRGWLFALEGSQDMAQRWWFSSLEDEDREERSWHTSFSGLRVNAKSNPENVSDGKAQLRRIQQSPVELVTVGVQGLQIMKPHTQKDTPSAMPIANGVKEFTDTVGGIGLEARLILCEENFDDEMTNWEVENLKFSVKQPIEAVVTRDELQHLTSLCKSELDSIGRITAGIIRLLKLEGSVGQSVIDQLGNLGSEGIDRIFSSEKVSRDGSVGSRGLSPFAYQINEEPNKTTEQTFTLLEEAVSDSQAKLNDLINDIGTSAESSSSQRLTLITLSQKIGTMQDLLTQLRNQL
- the LOC130709560 gene encoding uncharacterized protein LOC130709560 isoform X2, with protein sequence MESILGRALEYTLKYWLKSFTREQFKLQGHTVHLSNLDIDGDALHSSVGLPPALNVASARVGKLEITLPSVSNVQTEPIVVEIDRLDLVLEENSESDESPSQNSSSTPSAAAAKGSGYGFADKIADGMTIQIHTVNLLLETRGSSRRQGGAAWAPPMASITVRNLLLYTTNENWQVVNLKEAREFSSNKKYIYVFKKLEWQSLSIDLLPHPDTFTDPTFDHSQDGSNLRDDDGAKRVFFGGERFIEGISGEAYITIQRTELNSPLGLEVQLHINEAVCPALSEPGLRAFLRCMTGVYVCLNRGDVDFKAQQLSTEVAGRSLVSIVVDHIFLCIKDTEFQLELLMQSLFFSRASLSEGDNDKNLTRITIGGLILRDTFSCPPCALVQPSLQAVTGNTFHVPEFAKSFCPPIYPLQEQQWQLTEGTPLICLHALQTMPSPLPPSFASQTVIDCQPLMIHLQEESCLRISSLLADGIVVSPGDILPDFSLKSFIFSLKGLDVTVPFTDMDNTAQTSFAGAKLNIENLFFLDSPTLKLRMLNLEKDPACFCLWEGQPIDASQKKWTARASQLTLSLEASTGISRHQNSHGQTAQLWRCVDLKDTCIEVAMATADGSPLLEVPPPGGIVRVGVACEQYLSNTSVEQLFFVLDLYAHFGRISEKIAMAGKRKQLEDIRGKSFNGKLVDKVPSDTAVSLAVKYLQLRFLESSPVNVEGMPLVQFVGDDLLTSVKHRTLGGAIVVSSTLRWESVEICCVDAEGHLSYENGSFLSSSKNAPSPIDDGYPQLRAVFWVHKNEKHILNANAHPVPFLDINMGHVIPLHEQDMESHSLNVSASVSGVRLAGGMNYAEALLHKFGILGPDGAPGAGLCKGLENLQKGPLSKLFKTTPLSGDDSEDGMKAVGETSFPHLKKPDDVDVTIELRGWLFALEGSQDMAQRWWFSSLEDEDREERSWHTSFSGLRVNAKSNPENVSDGKAQLRRIQQSPVELVTVGVQGLQIMKPHTQKDTPSAMPIANGVKEFTDTVGGIGLEARLILCEENFDDEMTNWEVENLKFSVKQPIEAVVTRDELQHLTSLCKSELDSIGRITAGIIRLLKLEGSVGQSVIDQLGNLDFN
- the LOC130709560 gene encoding uncharacterized protein LOC130709560 isoform X1, with translation MESILGRALEYTLKYWLKSFTREQFKLQGHTVHLSNLDIDGDALHSSVGLPPALNVASARVGKLEITLPSVSNVQTEPIVVEIDRLDLVLEENSESDESPSQNSSSTPSAAAAKGSGYGFADKIADGMTIQIHTVNLLLETRGSSRRQGGAAWAPPMASITVRNLLLYTTNENWQVVNLKEAREFSSNKKYIYVFKKLEWQSLSIDLLPHPDTFTDPTFDHSQDGSNLRDDDGAKRVFFGGERFIEGISGEAYITIQRTELNSPLGLEVQLHINEAVCPALSEPGLRAFLRCMTGVYVCLNRGDVDFKAQQLSTEVAGRSLVSIVVDHIFLCIKDTEFQLELLMQSLFFSRASLSEGDNDKNLTRITIGGLILRDTFSCPPCALVQPSLQAVTGNTFHVPEFAKSFCPPIYPLQEQQWQLTEGTPLICLHALQTMPSPLPPSFASQTVIDCQPLMIHLQEESCLRISSLLADGIVVSPGDILPDFSLKSFIFSLKGLDVTVPFTDMDNTAQTSFAGAKLNIENLFFLDSPTLKLRMLNLEKDPACFCLWEGQPIDASQKKWTARASQLTLSLEASTGISRHQNSHGQTAQLWRCVDLKDTCIEVAMATADGSPLLEVPPPGGIVRVGVACEQYLSNTSVEQLFFVLDLYAHFGRISEKIAMAGKRKQLEDIRGKSFNGKLVDKVPSDTAVSLAVKYLQLRFLESSPVNVEGMPLVQFVGDDLLTSVKHRTLGGAIVVSSTLRWESVEICCVDAEGHLSYENGSFLSSSKNAPSPIDDGYPQLRAVFWVHKNEKHILNANAHPVPFLDINMGHVIPLHEQDMESHSLNVSASVSGVRLAGGMNYAEALLHKFGILGPDGAPGAGLCKGLENLQKGPLSKLFKTTPLSGDDSEDGMKAVGETSFPHLKKPDDVDVTIELRGWLFALEGSQDMAQRWWFSSLEDEDREERSWHTSFSGLRVNAKSNPENVSDGKAQLRRIQQSPVELVTVGVQGLQIMKPHTQKDTPSAMPIANGVKEFTDTVGGIGLEARLILCEENFDDEMTNWEVENLKFSVKQPIEAVVTRDELQHLTSLCKSELDSIGRITAGIIRLLKLEGSVGQSVIDQLGNLGSEGIDRIFSSEKVSRDGSVGSRGLSPFAYQINEEPNKTTEQTFTLLEEAVSDSQAKLNDLINDIGTSAESSSSQRLTLITLSQKIGTMQDLLTQLRNQL